The following proteins are co-located in the Candidatus Accumulibacter cognatus genome:
- a CDS encoding beta-propeller fold lactonase family protein, which yields MISRLANSLRRLAGWLLIVPLLCPAIAAHAGLAIALNSADGTLSLIDTETYQVTGKVAVCKEPHHLMPTPDDKSLIVACAASNQLVFFDPNTGQEQKRIRNISDPYQLGFSPNRKWFVATSLRLDRVDLYDPRDFRLVARLPAPKTPSHMAFDNDSQFVFVTLQDSNEIMAISLGTQTIAWVIPVAATPAGIMMAPDNRHLLVACMGAGVVEVIEWRTRKSVMKIATGTAAHNLQPKGDGRHYYVSNRTIDGSISLLDTQTMTVVEKYEVPGGPDDMIVRADGKELWTTARFARKVQVLDLVTKKIKQSITVGSSPHGVFFTNHAGLR from the coding sequence ATGATCTCCCGCCTGGCCAATTCCCTCCGCCGTCTTGCCGGATGGCTATTGATCGTTCCACTGCTGTGCCCGGCCATCGCCGCGCATGCCGGGCTGGCGATCGCCCTCAATTCGGCAGACGGCACGCTCAGCCTGATCGATACCGAAACCTATCAGGTCACTGGCAAGGTAGCCGTCTGCAAGGAACCGCACCACCTGATGCCGACACCCGACGACAAGTCGCTGATTGTGGCCTGTGCCGCTTCCAACCAACTGGTCTTCTTCGACCCGAACACCGGTCAGGAGCAGAAACGCATCCGCAACATCTCGGACCCCTATCAACTGGGCTTTTCGCCGAACCGCAAATGGTTCGTCGCCACCTCCTTACGCCTTGACCGCGTCGACCTCTACGACCCCAGGGACTTCCGACTGGTCGCCCGCCTGCCCGCACCGAAAACACCATCACACATGGCTTTTGACAACGACAGCCAGTTTGTCTTCGTGACCCTCCAGGACTCCAACGAAATCATGGCCATCAGCCTCGGCACGCAGACCATCGCCTGGGTCATACCGGTTGCCGCGACACCGGCCGGAATCATGATGGCCCCCGACAACCGCCATCTCCTGGTGGCCTGCATGGGCGCAGGCGTCGTCGAGGTCATCGAATGGCGCACTCGCAAGAGCGTGATGAAGATCGCCACCGGCACCGCGGCCCACAATCTGCAACCCAAGGGCGATGGACGCCATTACTATGTTTCCAACCGTACGATCGATGGCAGCATTTCGCTGCTCGATACGCAGACGATGACGGTGGTGGAAAAATACGAGGTCCCTGGCGGACCGGACGACATGATCGTCCGCGCCGACGGCAAGGAACTCTGGACAACCGCACGCTTCGCCCGCAAAGTGCAGGTTCTCGATCTGGTCACCAAGAAAATCAAACAGTCGATCACGGTCGGCAGTTCGCCGCACGGCGTGTTCTTTACCAACCACGCCGGCCTGAGATGA
- a CDS encoding polysaccharide deacetylase family protein: MKPDLRHLLPILLTTLPALIIPAAHADACKRTLYLTFDTGNMRHAELIAETLARHGVKATFFLAQEATSRGDHALDASWAPYWQARVAEGHAFGSHTWRHGSFRGDSGEEVRYRLPNGLTENLDARAICKELQGPDQRFQELTGRRLDPLWRAPGGRTTPNTLSAARACGYQHVGWAPAGFLGDELPSDTYPNPVLLQRALDRLKDGDIVMAHLGIWSRKDPFAPMLDPLISGLKNKGFCFATRRSS, encoded by the coding sequence ATGAAACCTGACCTTCGCCACCTGCTTCCGATTTTGCTGACGACCCTGCCGGCGCTGATCATTCCTGCCGCACATGCCGATGCCTGCAAGAGGACGCTCTACCTGACCTTTGACACCGGCAATATGCGCCATGCCGAATTGATCGCCGAGACTCTGGCCAGGCACGGGGTCAAAGCGACCTTCTTTCTGGCGCAGGAAGCCACCAGCCGTGGCGATCACGCTCTCGATGCCAGTTGGGCACCCTACTGGCAGGCACGCGTCGCAGAAGGCCACGCCTTCGGCAGCCATACCTGGCGACACGGAAGTTTTCGTGGCGACAGCGGCGAGGAGGTGCGCTACCGGCTGCCGAATGGCCTCACCGAGAACCTCGACGCGCGCGCCATCTGCAAGGAATTGCAAGGTCCCGATCAGCGCTTCCAGGAACTCACCGGTCGTCGACTCGACCCCCTCTGGCGTGCTCCAGGAGGCCGCACCACACCGAACACGCTGTCCGCAGCACGAGCCTGTGGCTACCAGCATGTTGGCTGGGCCCCGGCGGGCTTTCTCGGCGACGAACTGCCCTCCGACACCTACCCCAACCCGGTATTGCTGCAGCGCGCCCTCGACCGTCTCAAGGATGGCGACATCGTCATGGCCCACCTCGGCATCTGGTCACGCAAGGATCCCTTTGCACCGATGCTGGACCCCCTGATCTCTGGCCTCAAGAACAAGGGCTTCTGTTTTGCCACGCGGCGGTCATCATGA
- a CDS encoding sterol desaturase family protein, producing MINACIEAFVELQGWLLAHLLQPVLLATGMGSYLEMAFDGIEFFLCGVLQITAAFLLLRPLEALRPIEVWPDRKAVRVDVLYSFLDRLGIIPLFVFALLAPLFGTLEGWLRFNDIIPPQLEDLFPALEAWPLLSFLVYLCILDFTEYWRHRLSHTFRWWWALHAIHHSQRQMTLWTDSRNHLLDDLVGGAWFAIVALLVGVPPGHFVGLLIVVKTIENLSHVNARLSFGHFGELLLVSPRYHRWHHAIDLPAGRQYRFGCNFAVLLPIWDQIFGTQYRGQTMPPCGLRPGPLPESAAQSGFWRQQWEGLCALAVSFSPANSHREQHQHE from the coding sequence ATGATTAACGCCTGCATTGAAGCGTTTGTCGAACTGCAGGGCTGGCTACTGGCGCATCTGCTGCAACCCGTGCTGCTGGCCACGGGCATGGGCAGCTATCTGGAAATGGCTTTCGACGGCATCGAGTTCTTCCTCTGCGGGGTATTGCAGATCACCGCCGCTTTCCTGCTGCTGCGCCCCCTGGAGGCACTGCGACCGATCGAGGTCTGGCCAGACCGCAAGGCGGTGCGGGTGGACGTGCTGTATTCCTTTCTGGACCGCCTGGGAATCATTCCGCTGTTCGTTTTCGCCCTGCTGGCCCCGCTGTTCGGCACCCTCGAAGGCTGGTTGCGCTTCAACGACATCATCCCGCCGCAACTCGAGGATCTGTTCCCCGCCCTGGAAGCCTGGCCATTGCTCAGTTTCCTGGTCTATCTGTGCATCCTGGACTTTACCGAATACTGGCGCCATCGCCTTTCGCACACCTTCCGCTGGTGGTGGGCACTGCACGCGATTCACCATAGCCAACGCCAAATGACGCTGTGGACGGACAGCCGCAACCATCTCCTCGACGACCTGGTGGGCGGTGCCTGGTTTGCCATCGTTGCGCTGCTGGTCGGCGTCCCACCGGGTCACTTCGTTGGCCTGCTGATCGTCGTCAAGACCATCGAAAACCTGTCGCATGTCAATGCCCGGCTATCGTTCGGACACTTTGGCGAACTCCTGCTGGTCAGCCCCCGCTATCATCGCTGGCATCATGCCATCGACCTGCCGGCTGGCCGGCAATACCGCTTTGGCTGCAATTTCGCGGTCCTCCTGCCTATCTGGGATCAAATCTTCGGCACCCAGTATCGCGGCCAGACGATGCCACCCTGTGGCCTCAGGCCAGGGCCGCTGCCGGAATCGGCCGCACAGAGTGGCTTCTGGCGACAGCAATGGGAAGGACTGTGCGCCCTCGCGGTCTCGTTCTCCCCGGCCAATAGTCATCGCGAACAACACCAACACGAATGA
- a CDS encoding bifunctional (p)ppGpp synthetase/guanosine-3',5'-bis(diphosphate) 3'-pyrophosphohydrolase, translating into MLDEARSFALTAHGNQMYGDRPYAFHLEAVVGLLSPYGAEAQIVGYLHDVVEDTKIRESDIRERFGSLIADCVSLLTDAPGANRAERKASTYARLATVSGATELALVVKAADRLANVRSCIADQRHRLWEVYRKEHPDFRQAAFRDGLCDPLWAELDALLEVSSLILPKKSTRV; encoded by the coding sequence ATGCTTGATGAAGCCCGCTCTTTTGCGCTGACGGCGCACGGCAACCAGATGTACGGTGACCGGCCATACGCCTTTCATCTCGAAGCCGTTGTCGGTCTTCTGTCGCCCTACGGCGCCGAAGCCCAGATCGTCGGCTATCTCCACGATGTTGTCGAGGATACAAAAATCCGCGAAAGCGATATACGCGAGCGCTTCGGATCCCTGATTGCCGACTGCGTCAGCCTGCTGACCGACGCTCCCGGTGCCAACCGGGCCGAGCGCAAGGCCAGCACCTACGCCAGACTGGCAACGGTCAGCGGCGCCACCGAACTGGCCCTGGTGGTCAAGGCTGCCGACCGCTTGGCCAACGTCAGGAGCTGCATCGCCGACCAGCGGCACCGTCTGTGGGAGGTCTACCGTAAAGAGCACCCAGATTTCCGGCAGGCCGCTTTCCGTGACGGCCTCTGTGACCCCCTGTGGGCGGAACTCGACGCATTGCTGGAGGTTTCGTCACTGATCCTCCCAAAGAAATCGACCCGTGTTTGA
- a CDS encoding LysE family translocator, which yields MFEIQNYESFVAAILVFQLIPGPGTLAILNATARNGITAGLGAVLGTLLGDMAYMIAAIVGLAAVMKANPALFQGLQWFGVAYLGWMGLQLLRQPVSSCNSSPETRKSAWVYFRQAFTVSLTNPKVVLFFVAFFPLFLRADASALTLGVMIAHVTLISFLYQAGLVLVGNAVARRLRSLPLVRKLATRLAGTALLGFGVKLALDNR from the coding sequence GTGTTTGAAATCCAGAACTACGAGAGCTTCGTCGCTGCGATTCTCGTCTTCCAGTTGATACCCGGTCCCGGCACACTGGCGATTCTCAACGCCACGGCACGCAACGGCATCACCGCCGGCCTGGGAGCCGTCCTCGGAACACTGCTCGGCGATATGGCCTATATGATCGCGGCGATTGTCGGCCTGGCCGCCGTGATGAAGGCAAACCCCGCCCTTTTCCAGGGCCTGCAGTGGTTTGGCGTCGCTTATCTGGGCTGGATGGGGCTGCAACTGCTGCGCCAGCCAGTCAGCAGTTGCAACAGCAGCCCGGAGACCAGAAAAAGCGCCTGGGTGTATTTCCGACAGGCCTTCACGGTCAGTCTCACCAACCCGAAGGTGGTACTCTTCTTCGTGGCCTTCTTCCCGCTCTTTCTGCGCGCCGACGCTTCAGCCTTGACGCTCGGGGTGATGATCGCGCACGTGACCCTGATCAGTTTTCTCTACCAGGCTGGCCTGGTACTGGTTGGCAACGCGGTCGCGCGCAGGCTGCGGTCGCTGCCCCTGGTACGCAAGCTGGCAACCCGCCTGGCAGGCACCGCACTGCTCGGTTTCGGCGTCAAGCTGGCGCTCGACAATCGCTGA
- a CDS encoding ABC-F family ATPase gives MLVANNITMQFGVKPLFENVSIKFGEGYRYGLIGANGSGKSTFMKILAGELEPTAGNVSKDLHERMAYLRQDQFAFEAQRVIDVVMMGHEQMWACMLEKDAIYANPEASEEDYMHAADLEARFAEYGGYTAEARAGELLLGVGIPAAQHFGPMSDVAPGWKLRVLLIQALFADPDILLLDEPTNNLDIATIRWLENTINERNSTMIIISHDRHFLNQVCTHMADLDYGKISVYPGNYDDFMEASTQARERQQSANAKAKERIAELQNFVRRFSANASKAKQATSRLKLIDKLKPEDVKPSSRQYPWIRFEFDEKEKLHRQAVEIQNLSFGYHDSERKIFNKLDLTLNGGDRLAIIGENGVGKTTLLKLLMGELSPQRGSIKWADKARPGYYAQDHANEFNSDLSLTAWISGYARSSAGDGDDLSTLVRGTLGRLLFSGNEVQKAVKVISGGEQGRMIFGKLMLMRPNVLVLDEPTNHLDMESIESLNTALEKFKGTLIFVSHDREFVSSLATRILEVRTDGKAISYLGNYEEYLASQGIA, from the coding sequence GTGCTCGTCGCCAACAACATCACTATGCAGTTCGGGGTCAAACCCCTTTTTGAAAACGTTTCGATCAAGTTCGGCGAAGGCTATCGCTACGGGCTGATCGGCGCCAATGGCTCTGGTAAATCGACCTTCATGAAAATCCTGGCCGGGGAGCTCGAACCCACTGCCGGCAACGTCTCGAAGGATCTGCACGAACGCATGGCCTATCTGCGCCAGGACCAGTTCGCCTTTGAAGCACAGCGCGTGATCGACGTGGTGATGATGGGTCACGAGCAGATGTGGGCCTGCATGCTCGAAAAGGATGCAATCTACGCCAACCCGGAAGCGAGCGAGGAAGACTATATGCATGCCGCCGACCTCGAGGCCAGATTCGCCGAGTACGGCGGCTACACGGCCGAAGCGCGCGCCGGCGAACTGCTGCTGGGCGTCGGCATCCCGGCCGCACAGCACTTTGGCCCGATGAGCGATGTCGCTCCCGGCTGGAAGCTGCGCGTCCTATTGATCCAGGCGCTGTTTGCCGACCCGGACATCCTGTTGCTCGACGAACCGACCAACAACCTCGACATTGCCACCATCCGCTGGCTGGAAAACACGATCAACGAGCGCAACAGCACGATGATCATCATTTCCCATGATCGACACTTCCTCAACCAGGTCTGTACGCATATGGCCGACCTGGATTACGGCAAGATCTCCGTCTATCCGGGTAACTACGACGACTTCATGGAAGCCTCGACACAGGCCCGCGAGCGCCAGCAGAGCGCCAACGCCAAGGCCAAGGAGCGCATCGCCGAACTGCAGAATTTTGTTCGCCGCTTCTCGGCCAACGCTTCCAAGGCCAAACAGGCGACTTCTCGCCTGAAGCTGATCGACAAGCTGAAACCGGAAGACGTCAAACCTTCATCGCGCCAGTACCCGTGGATCCGCTTCGAGTTTGACGAGAAAGAGAAGCTGCACCGGCAAGCCGTCGAAATCCAGAACCTGAGCTTCGGCTATCACGACAGCGAGCGAAAGATCTTCAACAAGCTCGACCTGACGCTCAACGGCGGCGACCGTCTGGCCATCATCGGCGAAAACGGCGTCGGCAAGACCACCCTGCTGAAGTTGCTGATGGGCGAATTGTCACCCCAGCGCGGCAGCATCAAATGGGCGGATAAAGCCCGCCCCGGCTACTATGCGCAGGATCACGCCAACGAATTCAACAGCGACCTCAGTCTGACTGCCTGGATCTCCGGCTATGCACGCAGCAGCGCCGGCGACGGCGATGACCTGTCGACGCTGGTCCGCGGCACGCTCGGACGCCTGCTATTCTCGGGCAACGAAGTGCAAAAAGCGGTCAAGGTGATCTCGGGCGGAGAGCAGGGACGGATGATCTTCGGCAAATTGATGCTCATGCGACCGAACGTGCTGGTCCTCGATGAGCCCACCAACCATCTCGACATGGAATCGATCGAGTCGCTCAATACCGCGCTCGAGAAGTTCAAGGGAACCTTGATTTTCGTCTCGCACGACCGCGAGTTCGTGTCATCGCTCGCCACCCGTATCCTCGAAGTACGTACCGACGGCAAGGCGATCAGCTACCTCGGCAACTACGAAGAGTATCTGGCCAGCCAGGGGATCGCCTGA
- a CDS encoding site-specific DNA-methyltransferase, which translates to MPELNFKGKEFVFNHHLAVPHRPLLPNAAKSVGEPRLDGNLVIHGDNLHALESLLPMVAGKVDCVFIDPPYNTGNEGWCYNDNVNSQMMQQWLSENPVGIEDGLRHDKWCAMMWPRLRLLHDQLGQAGSLWVTLDDNEIHRARAMLDAIFGEQNFVATCILHKNFSPKPSAKFFSEDHDYLLIYAKKKDKWRPDLLERTQDMDE; encoded by the coding sequence ATGCCGGAACTGAATTTCAAGGGCAAGGAATTCGTCTTTAACCACCATCTGGCCGTGCCGCACCGCCCTTTGCTGCCAAACGCCGCCAAGTCGGTCGGCGAACCACGTCTGGATGGCAATCTCGTCATCCACGGCGACAACCTGCACGCGCTCGAGTCACTGCTGCCGATGGTCGCCGGCAAGGTCGATTGCGTGTTCATCGACCCGCCGTACAACACCGGCAACGAGGGCTGGTGCTACAACGACAACGTGAACAGCCAGATGATGCAGCAGTGGCTGAGCGAGAACCCGGTCGGGATCGAGGACGGCCTGCGGCACGACAAATGGTGCGCGATGATGTGGCCGCGCTTGCGATTGCTGCACGACCAGCTGGGCCAGGCCGGCAGCCTCTGGGTGACGCTGGACGACAACGAGATTCATCGTGCGCGGGCGATGCTGGATGCGATCTTCGGCGAACAGAACTTCGTCGCGACCTGCATTTTGCACAAGAACTTTTCCCCAAAACCGTCGGCAAAGTTCTTCTCCGAAGATCACGATTACTTGCTGATCTATGCCAAGAAAAAGGACAAATGGCGTCCAGACCTGCTGGAACGCACCCAAGATATGGATGAGTGA